The sequence GCCCGTTGGTACTGGCCGAGATCGCGATGGCGATGACCAGCAGGACCGGCGTCAGCGGCGACGGGAAGGCGGTGGTCAGCGCGGTGGCGCCGATCACGACGGCGGTGACCGCGGCGAGCTGCCGCATCGGGCGCATCCGCTCGCCGACCGCGTCGGACCAGCGCCCGACCAGGATGCGCGAGACCGCGCCGAACCCCTGGGCGAGCGCGATGAGCTGTCCGGCGTGCACCGACGACCAGCCGCGCACGTCGACCAGCAGCACCAGCGCGAACGCCCCCGCGGTGAACTGCGGGATCACCAGCAGCGCCGCCGAGCCGTGGATGCGCCACAGCACGTTGGAGCCGCGGTACGGGTTCGGCGCGGGCGCGGCCGCCGCCTTACGCGCCCGCGCCGGGTCGGCGGCGAACAGCGCGATCAGCACGGCGATCACCCCGCAGGTCACCGCGAGGAAGCCGATCGCGCCGGGCAGGCCGTGCGCGTCCGACAGCGGCGGCATCGCCAGCGCGGCCACGCCCATGCCCAGCGGCGTGGACGTCTGCCGGATGCCCATCGCCAGGCCGCGTTCCTTCGCGGCGAACCAGCCCATCACCAGCCGGCCGCTGGCGGAGTACACCGAGGCGCCCGCCGCGCCGGCCAGCACCAGCAGCAGTCCGAGGGCGAGCATGCCGTGCGCGGCCCACGCGGCCAGCGCGAGGGCGCCCGCCGCCAGCCCCAGCCCGCAGGCGATCACCACCCGCTCGCCCCAGCGGTCGGCCGCGGCGCCCCACAGATACAGGGCGAGCACGAGACCGGTGGTGGGCGCCGCGACGAGCAGTCCGACCTCGGTCAGCGACAGGTGCTCCTGCTTGCGCAGGGTGTCGGCGAGGTACGGGATGCCGTAGACGAACGCGCAGGCGGCCGTCTGGGCCGCGGTTCCCAGGGCCAGCATCAGCCAGCGACGCATGGGGGCAC comes from Streptomyces sp. NBC_00448 and encodes:
- a CDS encoding MFS transporter — encoded protein: MRRWLMLALGTAAQTAACAFVYGIPYLADTLRKQEHLSLTEVGLLVAAPTTGLVLALYLWGAAADRWGERVVIACGLGLAAGALALAAWAAHGMLALGLLLVLAGAAGASVYSASGRLVMGWFAAKERGLAMGIRQTSTPLGMGVAALAMPPLSDAHGLPGAIGFLAVTCGVIAVLIALFAADPARARKAAAAPAPNPYRGSNVLWRIHGSAALLVIPQFTAGAFALVLLVDVRGWSSVHAGQLIALAQGFGAVSRILVGRWSDAVGERMRPMRQLAAVTAVVIGATALTTAFPSPLTPVLLVIAIAISASTNGLSFTSTAERAGAAWSGRALGVHNTGQNLTAAVVPPAMAALISATAYWPGFVLAAATACVSAAIIPVRPQVAPRDGTEPRRTITA